One Malaclemys terrapin pileata isolate rMalTer1 chromosome 9, rMalTer1.hap1, whole genome shotgun sequence DNA window includes the following coding sequences:
- the LOC128842826 gene encoding uncharacterized protein LOC128842826 codes for MFGREPRLPIDLCFGVSEDGDSYETHQQYVSRLREKLRDAYHLATSAARKNADRNKHRYDARVRLQELQPGDRVLLRNLGIAGKHKIADRWKAIPYLVMEKLGDLPVYKIKPEEGPGQTKTVHRNLLLPVGELVGTPYEMGHNRATGQNEGAGPKPPSNVDSQPPAANLPLCSTSESESKEEDTTMVYPGMETRFQSRSAESKESSSSSILNPMAEVFRPIPDTPEPLVGPPCDDTPRLLDSGDIQVEDVLGTLDPPLLELEMQGPMPVAEGPSKETSPSIVQEAVPPTTATEILNRRDRVIRPVKRLTYDAPGVTSEEPICLAHRLVEAKVGYLRPFGGNQ; via the coding sequence atgtttggacgagaaccaagattacccatagacctgtgctttggtgtatcagaggatggagatagctatgaaactcatcagcaatatgtatcccgactgagagaaaagctgcgggatgcttatcacttagctacatctgcggctcggaagaacgccgaccgcaacaaacatcgatatgatgctagggtacgtctgcaagaactccagccgggggacagagttctgctgcgaaatttgggtattgctggcaaacacaagatagccgacagatggaaggcaataccttacttggtgatggaaaagctaggagacctgccggtctacaagatcaaacctgaagagggtccagggcagacaaagacagtgcatagaaaccttttgctccctgtgggggaattggtaggcaccccgtatgagatgggccacaacagggcaactgggcagaacgaaggtgctggaccaaagccgccctccaacgtggacagccagccccctgcagctaacctacccctatgcagcacatctgagagtgagtctaaggaggaagacacaaccatggtgtatcctgggatggagacaagatttcagtctcgatcggctgaatcaaaagagagctcctcttcttccatcctaaaccccatggcagaagtatttaggcccattcctgacacccctgagccactggtgggacccccatgtgatgacacacccaggttattggacagtggagacatacaggtggaggatgtcctgggcaccttggaccctccactgttagaactagaaatgcaggggcctatgccagtagccgagggaccctcaaaggaaacctctccatccatcgttcaagaggctgtcccgcccaccacggcaacagagattctcaatagacgagacagggtaataagaccagtaaaacggttgacttatgatgcacctggggtaactagtgaggaaccaatatgtttagcacacaggcttgtggaagctaaagtgggctatctgaggccctttggagggaaccagtga